The Henckelia pumila isolate YLH828 chromosome 2, ASM3356847v2, whole genome shotgun sequence genome includes a window with the following:
- the LOC140880756 gene encoding inner membrane protein PPF-1, chloroplastic → MARTLISSPSFLGTTLPPLTRHPHTPRITTRVKFSLHQFPPIHSLDNSIDLGAIAARAESFLYTIADAAVVAADGSTASDSPAAAVVQKNGGWFGFISEAMEAVLKVLKDGLTAVHVPYSYGFAIILLTIIVKVATLPLTKKQVESTLAMQNLQPKIKAIQQRYAGNQERIQLETSRLYKQAGVNPLAGCFPTLATIPVWIGLYQALSNVANEGLLTEGFFWIPSLGGPTTIAARQSGSGISWLLPFVDGHPPLGWYDTAAYLVLPVLLVASQYVSMEIMKPPQTDDPSQKNTQLVLKFLPFMIGYFSLSVPSGLSIYWFTNNLLSTAQQVWLRKMGGAKPLVDENAGGIISAGRAKRSGSQPEQAGERFKQLKDEDKKKRISALPADNSPTSDTIDPESEDDLDSDAEPKNKEVLEEAYSSTSSKQVPTYSGPKKSKRSKRKRAV, encoded by the exons ATGGCGAGGACTCTGATTTCCTCTCCTTCCTTCTTGGGGACTACTTTACCACCCCTCACTCGCCATCCCCACACCCCACGAATCACTACCAGAGTGAAATTCAGCCTCCATCAATTCCCGCCCATTCATTCCTTGGATAATTCTATTGATCTCGGCGCGATTGCCGCTCGAGCTGAGAGTTTTCTCTACACGATTGCCGACGCTGCGGTGGTTGCAGCAGATGGGAGTACGGCATCGGATTCCCCTGCCGCCGCCGTTGTTCAGAAAAACGGTGGTTGGTTTGGGTTTATTTCGGAGGCCATGGAAGCTGTCTTGAAG GTGCTCAAGGATGGGCTTACAGCTGTTCATGTGCCATATTCTTATGGATTTGCCATAATATTGCTGACAATAATTGTTAAAGTCGCCACATTGCCTTTGACTAAGAAACAG GTTGAATCAACACTGGCAATGCAGAATCTTCAGCCAAAGATTAAAGCGATCCAACAAAGATATGCAGGAAATCAA GAAAGAATTCAGCTTGAAACCTCCCGTTTATACAAACAGGCAGGAGTCAATCCTCTGGCAG GATGTTTCCCAACCTTGGCTACTATTCCAGTCTGGATAGGCTTATATCAAGCTCTTTCAAATGTAGCTAATGAG GGACTGCTGACTGAAGGATTTTTTTGGATTCCTTCTTTGGGAGGCCCAACAACAATTGCTGCTCGGCAAAGTGGATCAGGAATTTCCTGGCTATTGCCATTTGTG GACGGACACCCACCCCTTGGTTGGTATGACACTGCTGCATACCTTGTTTTACCTGTTCTTCTCGTTGCATCACAGTATGTCTCGATGGAAATAATGAAACCTCCCCAA ACAGATGATCCATCACAGAAGAACACCCAACTTGTATTAAAGTTTCTCCCATTCATGATTGGCTACTTTTCGTTGTCTGTGCCATCTGGGTTATCAATATACTG GTTCACAAATAACTTGCTTAGCACTGCACAGCAAGTATGGTTGCGCAAAATGGGAGGTGCAAAGCCTCTTGTAGATGAAAATGCTGGTGGTATAATTAGTGCTGGACGTGCAAAACGATCGGGTTCTCAGCCAGAACAGGCTGGTGAAAG ATTCAAACAGTTAAAAGATGAAGATAAGAAGAAGAGGATCAGCGCACTGCCTGCAGATAATTCTCCAACTTCAGATACAATTGATCCTGAGTCTGAAGACGACTTAGATAGCGATGCTGAACCAAAG AATAAGGAAGTTCTGGAAGAGGCATACTCATCTACCAGCAGCAAACAAGTTCCTACTTATTCCGGTCCTAAGAAAAGTAAACGATCGAAGAGGAAGCGCGCTGTATGA
- the LOC140883703 gene encoding uncharacterized protein: MGSFSGLGIGLSFVFGFMLVGLVAELYYLLCWKKRVTSNGNREIEDFSFLFCWKRPNSFNSSNSSIELTNSVRNQQEQDLELGSDKDLGLKNYGEEGVETELMRVHNLCGPPRFLFTIKEENKEDLESEDGKSKGEKSSRKGSRTRSLSDLVFIDGTPFLTPLSSPTVKNPASLDSYSNHGFNPLFESLTEADLNRLRSSPPPKFKFLKDAEDKFIKRLLMEESGKNEAK; the protein is encoded by the coding sequence ATGGGATCTTTTAGTGGTTTAGGCATTGGTTTGAGTTTTGTGTTTGGTTTCATGCTCGTTGGGCTGGTGGCAGAGCTCTACTATTTGCTGTGCTGGAAGAAGAGAGTGACGAGTAATGGCAACAGAGAAATCGAGGATTTTTCATTTCTCTTCTGCTGGAAGAGGCCCAATTCGTTTAACAGCAGTAACAGCAGTATAGAACTAACAAATTCAGTGAGAAACCAACAAGAGCAAGATTTGGAATTGGGGTCAGATAAAGATTTGGGCTTGAAAAACTATGGTGAAGAAGGTGTGGAGACTGAGTTGATGAGGGTGCACAATCTCTGTGGCCCTCCAAGATTTCTCTTCACAATTAAGGAGGAAAACAAGGAGGATTTGGAGTCAGAAGATGGGAAATCGAAAGGCGAAAAGAGCAGCAGAAAAGGGTCAAGAACAAGAAGTTTAAGTGACCTTGTTTTCATAGATGGCACCCCTTTTCTCACCCCTTTATCATCACCAACTGTTAAGAATCCGGCATCCTTGGATTCTTACAGTAATCATGGGTTCAATCCTCTTTTTGAATCCTTGACAGAAGCAGATTTAAACAGATTGAGGTCTTCTCCTCCTCCAAAGTTCAAGTTCTTGAAAGATGCCGAGGATAAGTTCATAAAGAGGTTGTTAATGGAAGAATCCGGTAAAAATGAGGCTAAATAA
- the LOC140879636 gene encoding U-box domain-containing protein 13 isoform X1 yields the protein MDEDKSALSRKLIEIVNEISAIPEYRAAVKKQYMNLARRLKLLTPMFEEIRDSKESIPEDSIQALASLVKALESAKDLLLFGSEGSKIYLVLEREQIMIKFQEVTAQLEQALSGISFEKLDISDEVKEQVELVLAQFRRAKGRVDAPDFELHHDLLCLYNQSNDTAEDPDVLRRLVEKLQLEGISDLTQESLALHELVADTGGDPEESIEKMSMLLKKIKDFVLTVNPNIDSVATEKSVPASSSGKTLTEGDQTNLVIPDDFRCPISLELMRDPVIVSTGQTYERMYIEQWLRAGHGTCPKTQQNLTSNSLTPNYVLRSLIAQWCEANGIEPPKRPSSYRATKTTSACSPEELIKIEALLQKLTSASLEDQRSAAGEIRLLAKRNADNRVAIAEAGAIPLLVQLLSTPDSRTQEHSVTALLNLSICDTNKGSIISSGAVPGIVLVLKKGSMEARENAAATLFSLSVVDENKVTIGSSGAIPPLVTLLSEGTQRGKKDAATALFNLCIYQGNKGKAVRAGVIPTLMRLLTEPQGSMVDEALAILAILSSHPEGKAAIGAAEAVPVLVDVIGNGSPRNKENAAAVLVHLCSGDPQHLAAAQELGVMGPLLDLAQNGTERGKRKAALLLERMDRFVEIQKQARAQAEMHTQNSKSESSITTTATTIG from the exons ATGGACGAAGATAAATCCGCGTTATCGCGGAAATTGATCGAAATAGTCAATGAAATTTCGGCGATTCCCGAGTACCGAGCTGCCGTGAAGAAGCAGTACATGAATCTAGCTCGGCGGCTGAAGCTGTTGACTCCGATGTTTGAGGAAATTCGCGATAGCAAAGAGTCGATCCCCGAGGATTCCATCCAGGCATTAGCTTCTCTGGTGAAAGCTCTTGAATCGGCTAAGGATTTGCTCCTGTTTGGCAGCGAAGGGAGCAAGATTTATCTG GTTTTGGAGAGAGAGCAAATCATGATTAAATTTCAAGAAGTCACGGCTCAGTTGGAGCAAGCGCTGAGTGGCATTTCATTCGAGAAACTCGATATATCAGATGAAGTGAAGGAACAG GTTGAGCTTGTTCTTGCTCAATTCAGAAGAGCAAAGGGAAGGGTGGATGCACCAGATTTTGAGCTTCATCACGATCTTTTGTGCCTTTATAACCAGAGTAATGATACTGCAGAAGATCCAGATGTATTAAGGAGATTGGTTGAAAAATTACAGCTTGAGGGCATATCCGACTTAACTCAAGAATCACTAGCTTTGCATGAATTAGTTGCTGACACTGGTGGGGATCCAGAGGAAAGCATAGAGAAGATGTCAATGCTATTGAAGAAAATTAAGGATTTTGTGCTGACAGTAAACCCTAACATTGACTCCGTGGCAACAGAAAAGTCTGTTCCTGCGAGTAGCAGTGGGAAAACATTGACCGAGGGAGATCAGACGAACCTTGTCATACCAGATGACTTTCGTTGTCCTATCTCATTAGAGTTAATGAGGGATCCTGTCATAGTATCAACAGGACAG ACATATGAAAGGATGTACATTGAACAATGGTTGCGGGCGGGGCATGGTACTTGTCCCAAGACACAACAAAATCTTACTAGCAATTCTCTAACGCCAAACTACGTTCTTCGAAGTCTTATTGCACAATGGTGTGAGGCAAATGGGATTGAACCTCCAAAGCGACCAAGCAGCTATCGAGCCACTAAGACTACATCTGCTTGCTCCCCTGAGGAGCTTATTAAGATAGAGGCTCTTCTACAAAAACTAACATCTGCCAGCCTCGAAGACCAACGGTCTGCAGCAGGTGAAATTCGCCTTCTTGCCAAACGAAATGCAGATAATCGGGTGGCAATAGCAGAAGCTGGTGCAATCCCTCTTCTTGTCCAGCTTTTGTCAACTCCTGATTCTCGAACTCAGGAGCACTCCGTTACTGCACTTCTAAACCTTTCAATATGTGACACCAACAAAGGGAGCATAATATCCTCTGGGGCTGTTCCTGGTATAGTTCTTGTGCTCAAGAAAGGAAGCATGGAGGCACGGGAAAATGCAGCTGCCACCTTGTTTAGCCTGTCAGTAGTTGATGAAAATAAGGTGACAATTGGCTCTTCAGGAGCAATTCCACCACTGGTGACACTTTTAAGTGAAGGTACACAAAGAGGGAAGAAAGATGCCGCAACGGCACTCTTCAACTTATGCATATATCAGGGTAATAAAGGAAAGGCGGTGAGGGCAGGAGTTATTCCCACATTGATGCGGCTACTCACCGAGCCCCAAGGCAGCATGGTGGATGAGGCATTGGCAATATTGGCAATATTGTCTAGCCATCCTGAAGGAAAGGCAGCCATTGGAGCTGCAGAGGCCGTGCCTGTTTTAGTTGATGTTATCGGTAATGGCTCCCCGAGAAACAAAGAAAATGCAGCAGCAGTGTTGGTACATCTATGCTCTGGAGACCCACAGCACCTTGCTGCCGCACAGGAACTAGGCGTTATGGGACCTCTTCTTGATTTGGCGCAAAATGGCACAGAAAGGGGAAAGAGAAAAGCTGCCCTACTGCTTGAACGGATGGATAGATTTGTAGAAATACAAAAGCAGGCGAGGGCGCAGGCCGAGATGCatactcaaaactcaaaatCAGAATCATCTATCACAACCACGGCCACCACCATCGGTTGA
- the LOC140879657 gene encoding probable protein phosphatase 2C 23 yields MGNGVGKMTVCFTGMEPTADYARRRRKDMAAGMMISDPLDDLGHSFCYVRPELARLSSSKVHSEFDDAATTTFKSISGASVSANTSTPLSTAALDLYSYNSIDRASAFEGSTSFASIPLQLVPRNSSIYSGPLINSGLIPISGPMERGFMSGPIERGFMSGPLDRGMFSGPLDKGGSDQFQRSYSHGGFAFRPRSRKGSFIRAVRRAFSKGISRGQKSIVAPIKGVVSMKEHDWIVGSEKQNELTISSVNFSSECSLDDYDSLENQNLQWAQGKAGEDRVHVVVSEEHGWVFVGIYDGFNGPDAPDYLLSNLYSAVHKELKGLLWDENNKSDDSSISNPCSTIDNSCSMRPDSNPNPSLTDESLRDRTINSCSKCIEQENYPQVNGDNWYVKRRGRHTKIKHRSVAKKWEDNQKRWRCEWDRERLELDRRLKEQLNRTRSNGTGATNHTEVLKALSQALKKTEDAYLGLADKMVMDNPELALMGSCVLVMLMKGDDLYVLNVGDSRAVLAQKKEPDLWSQDLERINEETLYDLESFDGDRSNSQPSLASFQLTMDHSTSIEEEVMRIRNEHPDDASAVINDRVKGSLKVTRAFGAGFLKQPKWNNALLEMFRIDYVGTSPYINCIPSLHHHRLGSRDRFLILSSDGLYQYFTNEEAVSEVELFISWSPDGDPAQHLVEELLFRAAKRAGMDFHELLEIPQGDRRRYHDDVSIIVISLEGRIWRSCA; encoded by the exons ATGGGCAACGGAGTGGGGAAGATGACGGTTTGTTTCACCGGAATGGAACCCACCGCCGACTATGCTCGGAGGAGGAGGAAGGATATGGCGGCGGGTATGATGATATCCGACCCGTTGGATGATCTGGGTCATTCCTTCTGCTACGTCCGGCCGGAGTTGGCGCGGCTGTCATCCTCTAAAGTTCATTCCGAATTCGACGATGCTGCAACGACGACGTTTAAGTCGATTTCCGGCGCCTCCGTGAGTGCCAATACTTCGACCCCGCTGTCCACGGCTGCGCTCGACCTTTACTCTTACAACAGTATCGACCGGGCCTCCGCGTTTGAGGGCTCGACCTCATTTGCCTCCATCCCTCTTCAGCTCGTGCCGAGAAATTCGTCGATTTACTCTGGACCGTTGATTAACTCCGGCTTGATTCCGATTTCGGGTCCGATGGAGAGGGGATTCATGTCAGGCCCGATCGAGAGGGGCTTCATGTCGGGCCCGCTCGATCGTGGGATGTTCTCGGGCCCTCTTGACAAGGGTGGCTCTGATCAGTTCCAGAGAAGCTATTCCCATGGAGGGTTCGCGTTCCGGCCCAGATCGAGAAAAGGATCGTTTATTCGGGCCGTTAGACGGGCCTTCTCGAAAGGCATCAGTAGAGGTCAGAAATCCATTGTTGCGCCGATCAAAGGCGTTGTTTCGATGAAGGAACACGATTGGATTGTGGGTTCGGAGAAGCAAAATGAATTAACAATCAGTAGTGTTAATTTCAGCAGTGAATGTAGTTTGGACGACTATGATTCACTTGAAAACCAGAATCTTCAGTGGGCTCAGGGAAAAGCCGGCGAGGATCGTGTTCATGTCGTGGTTTCCGAGGAACATGGATGGGTTTTCGTGGGGATTTACGATGGATTTAATGGCCCCGATGCACCAGATTATCTGCTGTCCAATTTGTATTCAGCTGTACATAAAGAGCTGAAAGGTCTGCTTTGGGATGAGAATAACAAGTCTGATGATTCATCCATTTCAAATCCATGTTCCACAATAGATAATTCATGTTCTATGAGACCGGATTCGAATCCAAATCCTAGTTTGACTGATGAATCTTTACGGGATAGAACGATTAATAGCTGCTCAAAATGTATAGAACAAGAAAACTACCCGCAAGTAAACGGGGATAACTGGTACGTGAAAAGGAGGGGTAGACATACAAAGATCAAGCACCGCAGCGTCGCGAAAAAATGGGAGGACAATCAGAAGAGATGGAGGTGTGAATGGGATAGGGAAAGATTGGAACTTGATAGAAGATTAAAGGAGCAATTGAATAGAACCAGGTCGAATGGCACAGGTGCGACTAATCATACTGAAGTGTTGAAGGCTCTTTCGCAAGCATTGAAGAAAACAGAGGATGCTTATCTTGGTCTTGCTGATAAAATGGTTATGGATAATCCTGAGTTGGCCTTGATGGGATCTTGTGTTCTTGTGATGTTGATGAAGGGAGACGACCTTTACGTGTTGAATGTGGGCGATAGTCGAGCTGTTTTGGCTCAGAAGAAAGAGCCCGATCTTTGGAGCCAAGATTTGGAGAGAATCAATGAGGAAACATTGTATGATCTCGAGTCTTTCGATGGTGATAGGTCGAATTCGCAGCCGAGTTTGGCTAGTTTCCAGTTAACCATGGATCATAGCACCTCCATTGAAGAG GAAGTTATGAGGATTAGAAATGAGCATCCGGATGATGCTTCGGCAGTGATTAATGACCGCGTGAAAGGCTCGCTAAAGGTTACTCGGGCTTTTGGTGCTGGTTTTCTCAAACAG CCTAAATGGAACAATGCACTTCTAGAAATGTTTAGAATCGACTACGTCGGGACGTCCCCATACATAAACTGCATCCCTTCACTTCACCACCACCGATTAGGATCACGAGACCGGTTTCTGATATTGTCATCGGACGGACTTTACCAATACTTCACAAATGAAGAAGCTGTATCAGAAGTGGAACTTTTCATCTCCTGGTCCCCGGATGGAGATCCTGCCCAGCATCTGGTCGAGGAACTGTTGTTTCGCGCAGCAAAACGAGCTG GCATGGATTTCCACGAGTTGCTCGAGATACCACAAGGTGACAGACGTCGCTACCATGACGATGTCTCGATTATTGTCATCTCTTTGGAGGGGAGGATTTGGAGATCTTGTGCATAA
- the LOC140880863 gene encoding putative E3 ubiquitin-protein ligase XBAT31 gives MGQGLSCRSSDELGLFSAVQLGDLETVKEVMAQNSALVRSSTVYDRNSALHIAAASGQIEVLSFLLDGSVKPDVLNRLKQTPLMLAAMRGNMSCVKKLIEAGANILMFDSRSGRTCLHYAAYYGHSGCLQAILSAASTSPVAASWGFSRFVSIRDRKGATPLHLAARQRHPECVHILLDNGALVSASTGGYGFAGSNPLHFAARGGSLDCIRELLAWGADRIQRDASGRIPYTIALKHHHEACAALLNPSSPEPLVWPSSLKFIGELNQEAKSLLEHALMEANREKEKTILKGTVYSLPSPSASDSGFDDNMSEASDSDLCCICFDQACTIEVQECGHRMCAHCTLALCCHNKPNPTTACPSVPVCPFCRSSIVKLVVAKVVKTETDIPRKSWRSLNLSEGSSSFKGLSFGKMGGRGSGRIISENEWLEKPITLDT, from the exons ATGGGTCAGGGCCTGAGTTGCCGAAGTAGTGATGAGTTGGGTTTGTTCAGTGCGGTGCAACTGGGAGATTTGGAAACTGTTAAGGAAGTTATGGCCCAGAATTCGGCTCTTGTTCGCAGCTCCACGGTGTATGATCGCAACTCAGCTTTGCATATTGCTGCAGCCAGTGGCCAGATCGAG gttctttcttttcttctggacggATCTGTCAAACCCGATGTGTTGAATCGACTCAAGCAG ACTCCATTGATGTTGGCTGCGATGCGTGGCAATATGTCCTGCGTGAAGAAGCTGATTGAAGCTGGTGCCAAT ATTTTAATGTTTGATTCACGTAGTGGGAGAACCTGCTTGCACTATGCCGCTTACTATGGCCACTCCGGCTGCCTTCAGGCCATTTTATCTGCTGCCAGCACATCCCCTGTGGCTGCTTCTTG GGGATTTTCCCGTTTCGTTAGCATTAGAGATCGTAAAGGAGCAACGCCGTTGCACTTGGCTGCTCGTCAAAGACATCCTGAATGTGTTCACATATTGTTGGACAATGGAGCCCTTGTTTCTGCTTCAACTGGTGGATACGG CTTCGCGGGTAGTAATCCCCTGCATTTTGCTGCAAGAGGAGGTTCTCTTGATTGCATCAGAGAATTGCTGGCTTGGGGTGCAGATCGAATTCAGCGAGACGCATCAGG GAGGATACCGTACACGATAGCTTTAAAGCATCACCATGAAGCATGTGCAGCTTTGCTTAATCCTTCATCCCCAGAGCCTCTTGTGTGGCCGTCATCTTTGAAATTCATAGGCGAGCTTAATCAGGAGGCAAAATCTCTGTTGGAGCATGCCCTGATGGAGGCCAATAGGGAGAAGGAGAAAACGATATTGAAAGGAACCGTTTACTCGCTGCCATCTCCATCAGCATCTGACTCTGGATTTGATGATAATATGTCTGAG GCAAGTGACTCGGATCTTTGCTGCATATGTTTCGATCAAGCGTGCACCATCGAAGTTCAAGAATGTGGGCACCGAATGTGTGCACATTGCACGCTCGCCTTATGCTGTCACAACAAGCCCAACCCTACAACCGCATGCCCCTCTGTGCCCGTTTGCCCTTTCTGCAGAAGTAGCATTGTCAAATTAGTGGTGGCTAAGGTGGTTAAAACTGAAACTGACATTCCTAGAAAATCTTGGAGGTCTCTGAACTTGAGTGAGGGAAGTAGCAGCTTCAAGGGCTTATCTTTTGGTAAAATGGGTGGCCGCGGTTCAGGCAGGATTATATCTGAGAACGAATGGCTCGAGAAACCGATAACACTTGATACATAG
- the LOC140879636 gene encoding U-box domain-containing protein 13 isoform X2 → MIKFQEVTAQLEQALSGISFEKLDISDEVKEQVELVLAQFRRAKGRVDAPDFELHHDLLCLYNQSNDTAEDPDVLRRLVEKLQLEGISDLTQESLALHELVADTGGDPEESIEKMSMLLKKIKDFVLTVNPNIDSVATEKSVPASSSGKTLTEGDQTNLVIPDDFRCPISLELMRDPVIVSTGQTYERMYIEQWLRAGHGTCPKTQQNLTSNSLTPNYVLRSLIAQWCEANGIEPPKRPSSYRATKTTSACSPEELIKIEALLQKLTSASLEDQRSAAGEIRLLAKRNADNRVAIAEAGAIPLLVQLLSTPDSRTQEHSVTALLNLSICDTNKGSIISSGAVPGIVLVLKKGSMEARENAAATLFSLSVVDENKVTIGSSGAIPPLVTLLSEGTQRGKKDAATALFNLCIYQGNKGKAVRAGVIPTLMRLLTEPQGSMVDEALAILAILSSHPEGKAAIGAAEAVPVLVDVIGNGSPRNKENAAAVLVHLCSGDPQHLAAAQELGVMGPLLDLAQNGTERGKRKAALLLERMDRFVEIQKQARAQAEMHTQNSKSESSITTTATTIG, encoded by the exons ATGATTAAATTTCAAGAAGTCACGGCTCAGTTGGAGCAAGCGCTGAGTGGCATTTCATTCGAGAAACTCGATATATCAGATGAAGTGAAGGAACAG GTTGAGCTTGTTCTTGCTCAATTCAGAAGAGCAAAGGGAAGGGTGGATGCACCAGATTTTGAGCTTCATCACGATCTTTTGTGCCTTTATAACCAGAGTAATGATACTGCAGAAGATCCAGATGTATTAAGGAGATTGGTTGAAAAATTACAGCTTGAGGGCATATCCGACTTAACTCAAGAATCACTAGCTTTGCATGAATTAGTTGCTGACACTGGTGGGGATCCAGAGGAAAGCATAGAGAAGATGTCAATGCTATTGAAGAAAATTAAGGATTTTGTGCTGACAGTAAACCCTAACATTGACTCCGTGGCAACAGAAAAGTCTGTTCCTGCGAGTAGCAGTGGGAAAACATTGACCGAGGGAGATCAGACGAACCTTGTCATACCAGATGACTTTCGTTGTCCTATCTCATTAGAGTTAATGAGGGATCCTGTCATAGTATCAACAGGACAG ACATATGAAAGGATGTACATTGAACAATGGTTGCGGGCGGGGCATGGTACTTGTCCCAAGACACAACAAAATCTTACTAGCAATTCTCTAACGCCAAACTACGTTCTTCGAAGTCTTATTGCACAATGGTGTGAGGCAAATGGGATTGAACCTCCAAAGCGACCAAGCAGCTATCGAGCCACTAAGACTACATCTGCTTGCTCCCCTGAGGAGCTTATTAAGATAGAGGCTCTTCTACAAAAACTAACATCTGCCAGCCTCGAAGACCAACGGTCTGCAGCAGGTGAAATTCGCCTTCTTGCCAAACGAAATGCAGATAATCGGGTGGCAATAGCAGAAGCTGGTGCAATCCCTCTTCTTGTCCAGCTTTTGTCAACTCCTGATTCTCGAACTCAGGAGCACTCCGTTACTGCACTTCTAAACCTTTCAATATGTGACACCAACAAAGGGAGCATAATATCCTCTGGGGCTGTTCCTGGTATAGTTCTTGTGCTCAAGAAAGGAAGCATGGAGGCACGGGAAAATGCAGCTGCCACCTTGTTTAGCCTGTCAGTAGTTGATGAAAATAAGGTGACAATTGGCTCTTCAGGAGCAATTCCACCACTGGTGACACTTTTAAGTGAAGGTACACAAAGAGGGAAGAAAGATGCCGCAACGGCACTCTTCAACTTATGCATATATCAGGGTAATAAAGGAAAGGCGGTGAGGGCAGGAGTTATTCCCACATTGATGCGGCTACTCACCGAGCCCCAAGGCAGCATGGTGGATGAGGCATTGGCAATATTGGCAATATTGTCTAGCCATCCTGAAGGAAAGGCAGCCATTGGAGCTGCAGAGGCCGTGCCTGTTTTAGTTGATGTTATCGGTAATGGCTCCCCGAGAAACAAAGAAAATGCAGCAGCAGTGTTGGTACATCTATGCTCTGGAGACCCACAGCACCTTGCTGCCGCACAGGAACTAGGCGTTATGGGACCTCTTCTTGATTTGGCGCAAAATGGCACAGAAAGGGGAAAGAGAAAAGCTGCCCTACTGCTTGAACGGATGGATAGATTTGTAGAAATACAAAAGCAGGCGAGGGCGCAGGCCGAGATGCatactcaaaactcaaaatCAGAATCATCTATCACAACCACGGCCACCACCATCGGTTGA